The nucleotide sequence AGTCGATGGTGGGCTCGAAGGAGGCGGGCGTGCGCCCGCCGGTGATCTCGTTGCGCAGCTCGTCGAGGGTGTAGCCCACCGCGAGCTTGGCGGCGACCTTGGCGATGGGAAAGCCCGTGGCCTTGGACGCCAGCGCCGAGGAGCGCGACACCCGCGGGTTCATCTCGATCACCACCATGCGCCCGTCGTCCGGGTTGATGGCGAACTGGACGTTGGAGCCCCCGGTCTCGACGCCGATCTCGCGCAGCACGGCGAGCGAGGCATCGCGCATCAGCTGGTATTCCTTGTCGGTAAGCGTCTGCGCCGGGGCCACGGTGATGGAGTCGCCCGTGTGCACGCCCATCGGGTCCAGGTTCTCGATGGCGCAGACGATGATGCCGTTGTCCGCGCGGTCGCGGACCACCTCCATCTCGAACTCCTTCCAGCCGAGCACCGATTCCTCGATCAGCAGCTCGTTGGTGGGCGAGAGATCGAGGCCGCGCTCGCAGATCTCGACGAACTCCTCGCGGTTGTAGGCGATGCCGCCGCCGCTGCCGCCGAGGGTGAACGACGGCCGGATGATGGTCGGGAAGCCGATCTCCGCCTGCGCCGCCATGGCCTCGGCCATGGAGTGGGCCAGCAGCGCATGGGGGGTTTCGAGGTCGATGCGCGCCATGGCCTTGCGGAAGGCCTCGCGGTCCTCGGCCATGTCGATGGCGATCTTGCTCGCGCCGATCATCTCCACGCCGTGCTCGGCGAGCACGCCGTGGCGGTCCAGGTCGAGCGCACAGTTCAGCGCCGTCTGCCCGCCCATGGTGGGCAGCAGGGCGTCCGGGCGCTCCTTGGCGATGATGCGCTCGAGCACCCGCCAGTCGATGGGCTCCACGTAGACGGCGTCGGCCATCTCCGGGTCGGTCATGATCGTGGCCGGGTTGGAGTTCACCAGGATGACCCGGTAGCCCTCCTCCCGCAGGGCCTTGCAGGCCTGTGCGCCGGAGTAGTCGAACTCGCAGGCCTGGCCGATGACGATCGGCCCTGCGCCGATGATGAGAATGCTCTGGATGTCGGTGCGCTTCGGCATCGTCTTGCGTTCGCCTCGAGTCGGGGGCCGCGGGGCCGGGGTAGGAGCGCTCAGGCGGCGTCGCCGCGGCGACCGTCCATCAGCTCGATGAAGTGGCCGAACAGCGGCGCGACGTCGTGCGGCCCGGGGCTCGCTTCCGGATGCCCCTGGAAGCTGAAGGCCGGTTGGTCGGTCAGGTGGATGCCCTGCAGGGAGCCGTCGAACAGCGAGCGCTGCAGCACCCGCACGTTGGCCGGCAGACTCTCGGCATCCACCGCGAAGCCGTGGTTCTGGCTGGAGATCATGACCCGGCCCGCGTCCTCGTCCAGCACCGGATGGTTGGCGCCGTGATGGCCGAACTTCATCTTCACCGTCCGTCCGCCGACGGCCAGGCCCAGCAGCTGATGGCCGAGGCAGATGCCGAACACCGGCGTGCCGCTGGCGAGGATCTCGCGGGTGGCCTCGATGGCGTAGCCGAGGGGCTCGGGATCACCCGGCCCGTTGGAGAGGAACACCCCGTGCGGGCGCATCGCCAGCACCTCCGCAGCCGGCGTCTGCGCCGGCACCACGGTGACCCGGCAGCCATGATCCACCAGCTGGCGCAGAATGTTGCGCTTGATGCCGAAGTCGTAGGCGACGACGTGCCAGGGCAGCTCCGCCTCGGGGCGCGGCTCGGGCTCGCGCTCGCCCCGCTCCAGCGCCCAGGTGCCGAGCCGCCACTCGTAGGCCTCGGCGGTGGTGACCGCCTGCACCAGGTCGCGCCCCTTGAGGTCCGGGCACTCCCGCGCCGCCGCCACGGCGGCGTCCGCGTCCGGCTCGCCGGCCAGAATGCAGCCGTTCTGCGCGCCGCCCTCGCGGATGATCCGCGTCAGCCGCCGGGTGTCGATGTCGCTGATGGCGACCACACCGTTGCGCTCGAGGTAGTCCGGCAGCGACTCCCGGGCGCGCCAGCTGCTCAGGCGCACCGGAGCATCCCGCACGATGAGCCCGGCCAGCTGCGGGCCCAGGGACTCCTCGTCCAGCGGGTTGGCGCCGGTGTTGCCGATATGGGGGTAGGTGAGGGTCACGAGCTGGCCGTGGTAGGAGGGGTCGGTGCAGATCTCCTGGTACCCGGTCATGGCGGTGTTGAAGCAGACCTCGCCGACAGTCTGCCCCTCGGCGCCGAGCGCCCGGCCATGGAACACTGTGCCGTCTGCAAGCGCGAGAATGGCGGCTTTGGCCAATGCAGTCCTCCCCCCGGTCGCAAAAACGGGAGGGATCCGCGGATGCCCTCCCGTTACCTGCGTCAGGCGCTGTTCACCCTCATCGATCAACCCCTAATTCTACGTCGCCCCTCTGAAGCTGTCCAACCGCGCTCCTGTCCTGTTCACAGGCTTCGCCCCGGTATCTGACCGCGAGCTCGGAAGCTCGAGATGCCCTCCGCACGCTGGGTGCCCGGGCCGCGCTGAGCGCGGCTGTCGGCGAGCGCTCCGCGCTTGCCGACCTACCGAAGAGTGACCGCATCGAGACCGTTCGTGAAGCAGGGTCAGGGTGTGGTTCCCAAAGCTTGCCCAAGCACGACACCGCGGAACCCGGCACGGCGCCCGGGGAGATGGTTCGTGGTGACCGTTTACGGGACACGCCGTGAATACCTCCATGTAGGCTCCACTGCGGCATCCATGCCGCAGAGGGTCCCGTAAACGGTCACCACGAACCATCGCGGCACGGCCCCATGCGCAAGCACGACCTCGCGGATCTGAATAGCCGAGCGCGAGCGGGTTGCACAAGCGAGCCCCCAGCGGCTAGCCTACGCGGCCTTCACCGCCGCGGGCGGTGACCTCCGACTCCTGTCAGGCACCCCATGAACGCGCTCTCCCTGCGTCAGCTGAACAAGACGTATCCCGGCGGCGTCACCGCCCTGCGGGACGTGAACCTGGAAGTGGCCCCCGGCGACTTCTTCGGCCTGCTCGGCCCCAATGGCGCCGGCAAGACCACCATCCTCGGCATCGTGGCCTCGCTGGTGCGCAAGACCTCCGGCAGCGTGGAAGTGTTCGGCCACGATATCGACCGCGAACCCTGGGAGGCGAAATCGAATCTCGGCCTCGTGCCCCAGGAATTCAATTTCAACCAGTTCGAGACCGTCAGCCAGATCGTGCTCAACCAGGCGGGCTACTACGGCATCGACCGGCACACCGCCCGGGAGCGGGCCGAGCGGTATCTCAGGGAGCTCGACCTCTGGGGCAAGCGGGACGCCACCTCCCGCTCCCTGTCCGGGGGCATGAAGCGCCGGCTGCTGATCGCCCGGGCCCTGATCCACGAGCCGCGGCTACTGATCCTCGACGAGCCCACGGCCGGCGTGGACATCGAGCTGCGCCGCTCCATGTGGCGCTTCCTGCGGCAGATGAACGAGCGCGGCACCACGATCATCCTCACCACCCATTATCTCGAGGAGGCGGAGTCGCTCTGCCGTAACATCGCCATCATCGACGGCGGCCGGATCATCGAGAACACCGACGTACGCTCGCTGCTGCGCAAGCTCAAGAGCCAGAGCTTCATTCTGGATATCCGGGGCAGCGTGCGCACCATGGACACCCTGCCGGACTTCCACGTGGTGCCACTGGACGAAAGCACGCTGGAGGTGGAAGTCCGCGGTGACCAGACCCTCAGCGACCTTTTCCACCAGCTGACCGAGCGCGGTGTCGAGGTGGTGAGCATGAAGAACAAGTCCAATCGTCTGGAGGAGCTGTTCGTGCGCATGCTCGGGCACGGGCAGCCGACGCGGCGGGCCGACGCCGTGGAGGCCTGAGATGGCGAGCTTCTACCCGGCCTACCCCCGGCAGACCCTGATCGCCCTGCGCACCCTCGCCGGCAAGGAAACCCACCGCTACCTGCGGATCTGGGTGCAGACGCTGCTGCCGCCCGCGATCACCATGACGCTGTACTTCATCATCTTCGGCAGCCTGATCGGCTCCCGCGTCGGGCCCATGGATGGCTACAGCTTCATGGAGTTCATCGCGCCCGGCATCATCATGATGTCGGTCATCACCAACTCCTATACCAATGTGGTCTCCTCGTTCTTTGGCGCCAAGTTTCAGCGCCATATCGAGGAATTGCTGGTCTCGCCCACGCCGAATTACGTGATCCTGCTCGGCTATCTCGCCGGGGGCGTCGGGCGCGGGCTGCTCACGGGCCTCATCGTCACCATTATTGCCACGTTCTTCGCCGATCTCAGCATTCACAGCGTACCCATCACCATCAGCGTGGTGTTCCTGACGGCGGTGCTGTTTTCCCTCGGCGGGTTCATCAATGGCGTGTTCGCCCGCAAGTTCGACGACATCGCCATCGTACCCACCTTCATTCTGACGCCGCTCACCTATCTCGGCGGCGTGTTCTATTCCATTTCGCTGCTGCCGGACTTCTGGCGGGTGCTGTCGCTGGCGAATCCGATCCTGTACATGGTCAATGCCTTTCGCTACGGCATTCTCGGCAGCTCAGACATTCCGATCGGGGTCGCCTATGCGCTGGTGTTCGGCTTCATCGCCCTGCTCGGCGGCTTCAGCCTGTACCTGCTGGAGCGCGGTACCGGTCTGCGCAGCTGACCGCCAGCCGCAAGACCACACTTGACTTGCGCCCGTCGCGCACGCACACCTGCCGGCAGGCCCGGGGCCGCGGCAGAGAGGGGACGCAGACACCATGGATCTAGAGCGCACGCCGCTGCTCACCGATCTCTACGAGCTGACCATGCTCCAGACCTACTACGAGCATGGCATGACCGGCGAGGCGGTGTTCGAGCTCTTTTTCCGGGCGGCGCCGCATCGGGGCTTCTTCGTTGCCGCCGGGCTCGAGCAGGCGCTCGACTGGCTCACGGGCCTGCGGTTCGGGGACGAAGAGCTTGCCTGGATGCGCGACAGCGGGCATTTCTCCGCCGAATTCGTCGAGCGCATGGCCGGCTTCCGGTTCACCGGCGAGGTGCGCGCCCTTCCCGAGGGCACGGTGTTCTTTGCGGAGGAGCCCGTGCTGCAGATCACCGCGCCGCTGCCCGAGGGCCAGCTGGTGGAATCGCGGCTGATGAACATCGTCCACTACCAGACGCTCATCGCCACCAAGGCGGCACGCTGCCGGCTCGCCGCCGGCGACCGGAGGGTGGTGGACTTCGGCATGCGCCGCGCCCATGGCGGCGAGGCCGGGCTATGGGCGGGCCGGGCCTGCCATCTGGCCGGCTTCGAGGCGACGGCTACCTGCCTCGCCAGCGCGCGCTACGGTGTGCCGGCCACCGGCACCATGGCGCACGCATTCATCCTCGCTCATGACGACGAGGCCGAGGCCTTCGAGCGCTTCGCCCGCAGTCATCCGCACAACGTCGTGCTGCTCATCGATACCTATGACGTCGAGGCCGGCGCGCGCAAGGTGGTGGAGGTGGCCCGGCGGCTGCGACCCGAAGGCATCCCGGTGCGGGGGGTGCGCATCGACAGTGGCGACCTCGCTGCCCATGCCCGGAAGGTAAGGCGGATCCTTGATGCGGGTGGCCTTCAGGAGACCAGGATCCTGGTCAGCGGCGGACTCGACGAACACCGCATCGCCCGGCTGGTGGCCGACGGCGCCCCCATCGACGGCTTCGGCGTTGGCTCCCAGGTGGATACCTCCGCCGATGTGCCCTTTCTCGACTCCGCCTACAAGCTGCACGAGTTCAGCGGCCGTGCCCGCGGCAAGCGCTCGGAGGGCAAGACGGACCTGCCCGGGCGCAAGCAGGTCTTTCGTGAGCAGGATGCCGACGGGCGCTGGCGCGGGGACACCATCGGCCTTGCCGACGAGTCACTGCCGGGAGAGGCGCTGCTCGCGCCGGTGATGCAGGGCGGGGAAAGGGTTGATCCGGGGGGAGAGGGATCACTCGAGCGCGCCCGGGCGCACTGTGCTGACGGTCTGCGCCGCCTGCCCGAGGCGCAGCGTGCCCTGAAGCCGAAAGCGGATTATCCGGTCAGCCTTTCGCCGGCGCTGCGTGCGCTGCGCGAGCAGGTGGCGGGCGGCGCGGCCGGCTGAGCGCCGGCCGCCCTCCACGCCAGTCTCAGTCGACGCGGATCTCGTCGAGGGAGCGGCCCGAGGCCTCCCACTCCTTGATCCAGACCGGCTTGCGGCCACGGCCGGACCAGGTCTTGCTGGCATCCGCGGGGTGCTGGAAGCGCACCTTGCCCTTGGCACGCGTGGTCTTGGGCTTGCTCGGCTGCCCGCCCACGAGGTCGGTCAGATTGAAGCCGTAACGCTCCGCGACCTGCTTGATCTCCTGCTGGGCCTTCTTTGCATCCTCCTTGCGCCGGCTTTCGATCTCGCGATCGATATCCTTCTTGAGCTGCCGAAGCTCCTGGGAGGAATACTTGGAAAGATCCATTACTGCTCCTTTTCGGTAACACCGCCTGAAATCGATGGCATCGACCGGACTGCCGGT is from Spiribacter halobius and encodes:
- the carA gene encoding glutamine-hydrolyzing carbamoyl-phosphate synthase small subunit — its product is MAKAAILALADGTVFHGRALGAEGQTVGEVCFNTAMTGYQEICTDPSYHGQLVTLTYPHIGNTGANPLDEESLGPQLAGLIVRDAPVRLSSWRARESLPDYLERNGVVAISDIDTRRLTRIIREGGAQNGCILAGEPDADAAVAAARECPDLKGRDLVQAVTTAEAYEWRLGTWALERGEREPEPRPEAELPWHVVAYDFGIKRNILRQLVDHGCRVTVVPAQTPAAEVLAMRPHGVFLSNGPGDPEPLGYAIEATREILASGTPVFGICLGHQLLGLAVGGRTVKMKFGHHGANHPVLDEDAGRVMISSQNHGFAVDAESLPANVRVLQRSLFDGSLQGIHLTDQPAFSFQGHPEASPGPHDVAPLFGHFIELMDGRRGDAA
- a CDS encoding ABC transporter ATP-binding protein gives rise to the protein MNALSLRQLNKTYPGGVTALRDVNLEVAPGDFFGLLGPNGAGKTTILGIVASLVRKTSGSVEVFGHDIDREPWEAKSNLGLVPQEFNFNQFETVSQIVLNQAGYYGIDRHTARERAERYLRELDLWGKRDATSRSLSGGMKRRLLIARALIHEPRLLILDEPTAGVDIELRRSMWRFLRQMNERGTTIILTTHYLEEAESLCRNIAIIDGGRIIENTDVRSLLRKLKSQSFILDIRGSVRTMDTLPDFHVVPLDESTLEVEVRGDQTLSDLFHQLTERGVEVVSMKNKSNRLEELFVRMLGHGQPTRRADAVEA
- a CDS encoding ABC transporter permease, encoding MASFYPAYPRQTLIALRTLAGKETHRYLRIWVQTLLPPAITMTLYFIIFGSLIGSRVGPMDGYSFMEFIAPGIIMMSVITNSYTNVVSSFFGAKFQRHIEELLVSPTPNYVILLGYLAGGVGRGLLTGLIVTIIATFFADLSIHSVPITISVVFLTAVLFSLGGFINGVFARKFDDIAIVPTFILTPLTYLGGVFYSISLLPDFWRVLSLANPILYMVNAFRYGILGSSDIPIGVAYALVFGFIALLGGFSLYLLERGTGLRS
- a CDS encoding nicotinate phosphoribosyltransferase encodes the protein MDLERTPLLTDLYELTMLQTYYEHGMTGEAVFELFFRAAPHRGFFVAAGLEQALDWLTGLRFGDEELAWMRDSGHFSAEFVERMAGFRFTGEVRALPEGTVFFAEEPVLQITAPLPEGQLVESRLMNIVHYQTLIATKAARCRLAAGDRRVVDFGMRRAHGGEAGLWAGRACHLAGFEATATCLASARYGVPATGTMAHAFILAHDDEAEAFERFARSHPHNVVLLIDTYDVEAGARKVVEVARRLRPEGIPVRGVRIDSGDLAAHARKVRRILDAGGLQETRILVSGGLDEHRIARLVADGAPIDGFGVGSQVDTSADVPFLDSAYKLHEFSGRARGKRSEGKTDLPGRKQVFREQDADGRWRGDTIGLADESLPGEALLAPVMQGGERVDPGGEGSLERARAHCADGLRRLPEAQRALKPKADYPVSLSPALRALREQVAGGAAG
- a CDS encoding H-NS histone family protein, which encodes MDLSKYSSQELRQLKKDIDREIESRRKEDAKKAQQEIKQVAERYGFNLTDLVGGQPSKPKTTRAKGKVRFQHPADASKTWSGRGRKPVWIKEWEASGRSLDEIRVD